From a single Nostoc flagelliforme CCNUN1 genomic region:
- a CDS encoding transposase family protein, which produces MSEIEIIKAFAGLEDPRRRAGQRHNLPLSLALFTLAIAAGNKGFLAIGMYGVFSKIK; this is translated from the coding sequence GTGTCTGAAATCGAAATTATCAAAGCTTTTGCAGGTCTAGAAGACCCCCGTCGCCGCGCCGGACAGAGACATAATCTACCATTATCTTTGGCACTTTTCACATTGGCGATCGCAGCAGGGAACAAAGGATTTTTAGCAATTGGGATGTACGGAGTTTTTTCAAAAATCAAATAG